A genomic region of Alicyclobacillus sp. SO9 contains the following coding sequences:
- a CDS encoding transposase — protein sequence MGVKIVEQWILAALRNRRFFSLGELNTAIRDALEVLNNKPFQKLEGTRVSLFDAVDKPALRALPTIPYEFARWVQARVAPDYHIEVDKNYYSVPYSLVREYVNVRISEKIVEVFLHGKRVASHVRARHKYGHITEPTHMPKSHRAHMEWTPEKFIDWGKTFGPYTAAVTDQILLRKAHREQAYRSCRGLQSLAKKYGKERMESACAHAVSINACTYRSVKSILEAGIDQVTLDVDTDKPTPLHENVRGATYYGSTFATEKPH from the coding sequence GTGGGCGTCAAAATCGTAGAGCAGTGGATTCTCGCGGCGCTCAGAAATAGAAGGTTCTTTAGCCTTGGAGAACTGAACACTGCCATTCGTGACGCGTTGGAAGTGCTCAACAACAAACCGTTTCAAAAGCTGGAGGGCACGCGCGTATCCCTGTTTGACGCCGTGGATAAGCCGGCCCTCCGAGCCCTACCGACCATCCCCTACGAGTTTGCCCGTTGGGTTCAGGCCCGTGTAGCTCCAGACTATCATATCGAGGTGGACAAGAACTACTACAGTGTGCCTTACTCGTTGGTTCGAGAGTACGTCAATGTACGAATCAGCGAAAAGATTGTTGAGGTGTTTTTGCATGGGAAACGGGTTGCCAGTCACGTTCGGGCTAGGCACAAATATGGGCACATCACAGAACCGACCCATATGCCCAAGTCCCATCGGGCACACATGGAATGGACGCCGGAGAAGTTTATCGATTGGGGTAAAACCTTCGGTCCATACACAGCGGCGGTGACAGACCAGATTTTGCTTCGAAAAGCGCATCGTGAACAGGCCTACCGCTCCTGTCGGGGACTACAATCCCTAGCAAAAAAATACGGAAAGGAGCGAATGGAGTCAGCTTGCGCACATGCCGTTTCTATCAACGCCTGCACCTATCGAAGTGTGAAATCGATCCTTGAAGCCGGCATTGACCAGGTGACATTAGACGTCGATACAGACAAGCCCACTCCGCTTCATGAGAATGTTCGTGGAGCTACGTACTACGGCTCTACCTTTGCAACTGAAAAGCCTCACTAG
- the istB gene encoding IS21-like element helper ATPase IstB, protein MLSNQTTNTLRQLRLNGMADAYARQQKDAHAAELTFDDRLGLLVDHEWTLRQNRQLARLLKAAHLRVQATPEEIDYQVPRGIDRSLVQQLLTGQWLTERHNLLISGPTGAGKTFLACALATGACRLGFKVQYHRLSRLLHQMMMAKGDGTYGRVAKALSKIDLLILDDWGLANVSAPEARELLDILDDRVRQHSTCVVSQIPVELWYEQFSDATLADAVLDRLVHDAYKIQLKGESMRKLKSGIKNSTGDEKMIAKN, encoded by the coding sequence ATGCTTAGTAATCAAACGACCAACACACTTCGCCAACTTCGACTCAACGGTATGGCTGACGCGTATGCACGGCAGCAGAAGGATGCTCATGCTGCAGAACTCACCTTTGACGACCGCCTTGGATTGCTTGTCGACCACGAATGGACTTTGCGTCAAAACCGTCAATTGGCCCGTTTGCTCAAAGCGGCCCACCTCAGAGTTCAAGCGACTCCGGAGGAAATCGACTACCAGGTGCCTAGAGGCATAGATCGCTCACTCGTCCAGCAATTGCTCACGGGACAGTGGCTAACCGAACGACACAATCTACTCATCTCCGGACCCACAGGAGCAGGCAAAACTTTTCTGGCCTGTGCCCTAGCCACTGGGGCATGTCGACTTGGCTTCAAAGTCCAGTACCATCGACTCTCTCGTCTCCTACACCAAATGATGATGGCTAAGGGAGACGGTACCTACGGGCGCGTAGCCAAAGCCTTGTCCAAGATCGATCTACTCATTCTTGACGATTGGGGCCTGGCGAACGTCTCAGCACCTGAAGCCAGGGAACTGTTGGATATCCTCGACGATAGAGTACGGCAGCATTCCACCTGCGTGGTTAGTCAAATCCCAGTAGAACTCTGGTATGAACAATTTTCTGATGCAACACTGGCAGACGCCGTGTTGGACCGTCTTGTCCACGATGCGTATAAGATTCAGCTCAAGGGAGAGTCCATGCGCAAGCTCAAGAGCGGGATAAAAAACAGCACTGGGGACGAAAAAATGATTGCAAAAAACTAA
- a CDS encoding helix-turn-helix domain-containing protein, which produces METTFIRPNFESAFQILGKRWTGLIVSVLLDGPKRFKEIRERIPDIGDRILTLRLKELEKKGIVVRTVYPDTPVRIEYTLTQKGNVLESVIDQVNRWAHTWVIK; this is translated from the coding sequence ATGGAGACTACATTCATCCGCCCCAACTTCGAATCAGCGTTTCAAATCTTGGGAAAGCGCTGGACCGGGCTCATTGTAAGTGTTCTACTAGATGGTCCTAAACGATTCAAAGAAATACGTGAGCGGATACCAGATATCGGCGACCGAATACTAACGCTACGACTCAAGGAGTTGGAGAAGAAAGGAATCGTGGTACGGACGGTCTATCCCGACACACCGGTCAGGATTGAATATACGCTAACGCAGAAGGGGAACGTTTTAGAGTCTGTTATAGACCAAGTGAATAGATGGGCTCATACTTGGGTGATAAAATAA
- a CDS encoding cytochrome b N-terminal domain-containing protein produces MNSKDTEAYFDHHKSERFNFKERSRERGFWRAFLESFAYMPPFNRMFGKVAPSYAESYWYCMGGLTFFSFILLVLTGLVLTFFGPTWWNNTSAGAAFKGMHYWSAQAFFFFLFLHIIRVWLTGSYKGKRWVNYAIGFVTFFLALGENLFGLLSRGDWESQFVSMHSDDMLFTVPFLRLISPENFTSALIIHVALIPFVLVLLMGLHLTLVKLQGIARPL; encoded by the coding sequence ATGAATTCCAAGGATACAGAGGCGTATTTTGACCATCACAAGAGTGAACGGTTCAATTTCAAGGAAAGATCTAGAGAACGTGGCTTTTGGAGGGCTTTTCTTGAAAGTTTTGCCTACATGCCGCCGTTCAATCGGATGTTTGGGAAAGTGGCCCCGTCCTATGCGGAATCCTATTGGTATTGTATGGGGGGACTTACCTTCTTTTCTTTCATCCTTTTGGTTCTTACAGGATTGGTTCTTACCTTTTTTGGACCTACTTGGTGGAACAATACCTCGGCGGGAGCAGCGTTTAAGGGAATGCATTACTGGTCTGCACAGGCGTTTTTCTTCTTCCTGTTTCTTCATATCATTCGTGTTTGGTTGACAGGCTCTTACAAAGGAAAGAGATGGGTAAATTATGCGATTGGATTTGTCACATTCTTTCTCGCTTTAGGTGAGAATTTGTTTGGGCTGCTGTCACGCGGAGATTGGGAGTCTCAGTTTGTCTCCATGCATTCAGATGACATGCTTTTCACTGTTCCATTCTTGAGACTTATCTCGCCGGAAAATTTCACATCAGCGCTTATTATTCATGTGGCGTTGATTCCTTTTGTCTTAGTACTATTGATGGGCTTGCATTTAACATTGGTGAAACTCCAGGGTATTGCAAGACCGCTATAA
- the lepB gene encoding signal peptidase I, protein MISNRLRKSLYSFLPVVFGVVVALSIKTWVISAAFVPSASMYPTIPALDRKDPAYITVDKLATELGHIHRGEVVVFHFPDDPSELFVKRVVGMPGNTVTVTSNAVYINGQKLNESNPDISVLNGPYHGTFHVPIGHYFMLGDNRPISDDSRMWVHKYVSRSAIVGKANVVFHDFTIKAISQSLTLKKRYGR, encoded by the coding sequence TTGATATCCAATAGACTTCGTAAATCACTCTACAGTTTCCTTCCAGTTGTTTTCGGGGTCGTCGTTGCCTTAAGTATTAAGACTTGGGTCATCAGTGCCGCATTTGTACCTTCTGCGTCAATGTACCCCACGATCCCAGCTTTAGATAGAAAAGATCCAGCGTATATTACGGTAGATAAATTGGCGACAGAATTGGGGCACATTCATCGCGGAGAAGTCGTAGTATTTCATTTCCCAGATGACCCGTCGGAACTTTTTGTCAAGAGAGTAGTGGGTATGCCTGGAAATACGGTCACTGTTACCTCAAATGCGGTGTATATAAACGGCCAGAAACTTAATGAATCAAACCCGGATATCTCAGTGTTGAACGGGCCTTATCATGGCACCTTTCATGTACCCATTGGGCACTATTTTATGCTAGGTGATAATCGTCCTATATCGGATGACAGCCGTATGTGGGTTCACAAATATGTATCTCGTTCTGCGATTGTCGGGAAAGCAAATGTCGTTTTTCACGACTTCACCATAAAGGCAATCTCACAAAGCTTAACCCTGAAGAAAAGATATGGGAGATAA
- a CDS encoding class I SAM-dependent methyltransferase codes for MEFHKDLSHVGWEEVKRRQLQRESLVYEWIKLVGMKPGKSVLDIGTGPGVFTLKYAQVVGNEGIIYALDQSKEALDLLVDATDTKHSNIHTVCADAEMPLPSVEGVDIVMITDILHHAHSPVRVIRNIYQHIKLHGSVLISEFDPSSEGHIGPPLQNRISKEEIKKLVQMEAFQIVKEGKQEHEHYYLLLKKDA; via the coding sequence ATGGAATTTCATAAGGATTTGTCGCATGTAGGATGGGAAGAAGTTAAGCGAAGACAGTTACAAAGGGAATCCTTAGTATATGAATGGATTAAACTTGTCGGGATGAAACCCGGAAAATCGGTGCTTGATATTGGTACAGGACCTGGAGTCTTCACATTGAAATATGCTCAGGTTGTTGGAAATGAGGGTATAATTTATGCTTTAGATCAATCAAAGGAAGCTCTTGACTTATTAGTAGATGCCACAGACACGAAGCATAGCAATATTCATACGGTTTGTGCAGATGCCGAAATGCCACTACCGTCTGTCGAGGGAGTTGATATTGTGATGATTACGGATATTCTTCATCACGCTCATTCTCCGGTTCGCGTCATAAGAAATATCTATCAGCACATTAAATTGCATGGAAGTGTGCTGATTTCCGAATTCGATCCAAGTTCTGAGGGCCATATTGGTCCACCATTACAAAACAGAATCTCGAAAGAAGAAATTAAAAAGTTAGTTCAGATGGAAGCATTTCAGATCGTCAAGGAGGGAAAGCAAGAACATGAGCATTACTACCTGCTATTAAAGAAGGACGCTTAA
- a CDS encoding plastocyanin, with translation MKKTFLYVPAVLLGIGIGGLGIVQVMAQRNAYTGGTNSTSYASPGWGMMQSFTGSNANSVQAMSKQQANTAMQNSLQDASVNKETNTITYSKQNVTIVFFAGPEEADGKFVVGGLVNPTIHLPKGAHVQFKIINMDSGMPHGIELTAANPPYSYMSMMQGGIYSGSFIPPLPEAQNDQYPVAASTFVVNQTGNFHYLCQVPGHAAKGMYGKMIVS, from the coding sequence ATGAAAAAAACATTCCTGTATGTACCCGCTGTTCTGCTAGGGATAGGAATCGGTGGTCTTGGGATTGTTCAGGTCATGGCTCAAAGAAATGCTTACACCGGAGGGACCAACAGTACGTCTTACGCTTCCCCAGGCTGGGGTATGATGCAATCCTTTACGGGTTCAAACGCAAACTCAGTACAGGCCATGTCCAAGCAACAGGCAAATACAGCCATGCAAAACTCACTGCAGGATGCGAGTGTAAATAAAGAAACAAATACCATCACCTACTCGAAGCAAAACGTAACCATCGTCTTTTTCGCCGGTCCCGAAGAGGCTGATGGCAAATTCGTCGTTGGAGGGTTGGTCAACCCGACGATTCATTTGCCAAAGGGTGCACACGTACAGTTTAAGATAATTAACATGGATAGCGGTATGCCACATGGTATTGAATTGACCGCAGCAAACCCGCCCTATTCGTATATGTCGATGATGCAGGGTGGGATCTATTCAGGGTCCTTTATCCCACCTTTGCCAGAGGCGCAAAATGACCAATACCCAGTTGCTGCATCTACTTTCGTTGTGAACCAGACCGGTAATTTCCATTACCTCTGTCAAGTACCAGGACATGCTGCCAAAGGCATGTACGGAAAAATGATTGTCAGTTAA
- a CDS encoding PspA/IM30 family protein, protein MSLFSRLKDLVRSNLNDLISKAEDPEKSLNLFIEDASEHLRQFTVEVNRYEAERIRVEKQTEQCQKSAKEWHEKAQLALKQDREDLARKALEQEQKEQNRLEELNAELVNMEQTSKELKEQHRLLQEKLEEAKEKRDDLVRRNRLAKAQQGAASSLNKAGKEDPFAKFDRMADLVERREAEAKASYNTMTGTLSYEMDQLKKEQLNSEVDDALAKLKAETESNADNSRD, encoded by the coding sequence ATGTCACTATTTAGTCGTTTGAAAGATTTAGTCAGGTCCAATTTAAATGACCTTATCTCCAAGGCTGAGGATCCAGAGAAAAGCCTGAACCTGTTTATTGAAGATGCATCCGAACATTTACGACAATTCACCGTCGAAGTAAACCGCTATGAAGCGGAACGAATCCGGGTAGAGAAGCAAACTGAGCAATGCCAGAAATCCGCCAAGGAATGGCATGAGAAAGCCCAATTGGCTCTCAAACAAGACCGCGAAGACCTGGCCAGAAAAGCTTTGGAACAGGAGCAAAAGGAACAAAATCGACTCGAAGAACTGAACGCAGAACTCGTAAACATGGAGCAAACTTCCAAAGAATTAAAGGAACAGCACCGACTGTTGCAGGAAAAACTGGAGGAAGCAAAAGAAAAACGGGACGATTTGGTTCGTAGAAATCGATTGGCAAAGGCACAGCAAGGGGCGGCTAGTTCCCTTAACAAGGCAGGTAAAGAGGACCCTTTTGCAAAGTTTGACCGCATGGCAGACCTTGTAGAACGGCGAGAAGCCGAAGCAAAAGCTTCGTATAATACCATGACGGGGACTTTATCCTACGAAATGGATCAGTTGAAAAAAGAACAATTAAACTCGGAAGTGGACGATGCACTGGCAAAGCTGAAGGCAGAAACGGAGTCTAACGCCGACAATTCACGAGATTAG
- a CDS encoding SHOCT domain-containing protein: MPFPFPIPPMEEPIERRQSGKEILKTRLARGEITLEEYEEMISVLDNGPHVSRPISRSQKRTSHIRMP, from the coding sequence ATGCCGTTTCCGTTTCCAATACCACCGATGGAAGAACCTATTGAGCGCAGACAGTCTGGCAAGGAGATCTTAAAGACACGATTAGCCCGTGGAGAAATTACGCTGGAAGAGTACGAGGAAATGATAAGCGTATTGGACAATGGACCACACGTTTCTCGACCCATTTCCCGATCTCAGAAGCGCACTTCGCATATCCGTATGCCGTGA
- a CDS encoding cell wall metabolism sensor histidine kinase WalK codes for MKIRTKLSLTLFSVILLLLILLTFMLKLEISHCFGMACESVSHLPQGLSQQLERRFNQALTQSLLWIIPLLVIVIVILLTILTRLFTKRILVMTDHARDIAEGEWNRSIPIKGHDELASLADTLNYLTTQLNKQEALRKQMIQDMAHELRTPLMTLKSHAEAFLDGVWEPDKQRLQSWLEEVERFEKLVASIETLYETDVQNAIAPRLLDVRKVVESLEKIFSTRCTHVGIELAVRYAQEPVEVRISREDASRLLWNLLDNAVKYTPQGGRIDIVVDNVEGSSVLCVTDTGVGIPEEELANVFERFYRIDKSRDRKKGGSGLGLAIVQQLVRSTGGEITVNSELDEGTSFCISWRKGGRKHSAE; via the coding sequence ATGAAGATTCGAACAAAGTTATCTCTGACACTCTTCTCCGTCATCTTACTGTTATTAATATTACTTACATTCATGTTGAAACTGGAGATCTCTCATTGTTTTGGTATGGCGTGTGAATCTGTTTCCCACTTGCCGCAAGGTCTGTCGCAGCAGCTCGAAAGAAGGTTCAACCAGGCGCTGACCCAGAGCTTGCTGTGGATCATACCACTGCTGGTGATTGTCATTGTCATATTACTCACAATCTTAACCCGTCTCTTTACCAAAAGAATTCTAGTTATGACGGACCATGCACGAGACATTGCAGAGGGTGAGTGGAACCGCTCAATCCCGATAAAGGGCCATGATGAGTTGGCGTCACTGGCTGATACGCTGAACTATTTAACCACACAGTTGAACAAGCAGGAAGCGCTGCGTAAGCAGATGATACAGGATATGGCCCACGAGTTACGGACACCACTCATGACACTGAAGTCTCATGCCGAAGCATTTCTCGATGGAGTGTGGGAACCCGACAAGCAGAGACTACAAAGTTGGTTGGAAGAAGTGGAACGTTTTGAAAAGTTGGTCGCCTCTATTGAAACACTTTACGAGACTGACGTACAAAACGCCATTGCGCCACGGTTGCTGGATGTTCGAAAAGTCGTGGAATCGCTTGAAAAAATTTTTTCAACACGGTGCACGCATGTCGGCATAGAGCTGGCTGTAAGATATGCGCAGGAACCTGTAGAGGTACGTATCAGTCGTGAAGACGCATCGAGACTTTTGTGGAATTTACTTGATAATGCGGTGAAGTATACTCCGCAAGGCGGCCGCATTGATATTGTTGTTGATAATGTGGAAGGAAGCAGTGTATTGTGCGTGACAGATACAGGTGTCGGTATCCCTGAAGAGGAATTGGCCAATGTATTTGAAAGATTCTATCGGATTGATAAGTCAAGGGATCGGAAGAAAGGGGGAAGCGGTCTAGGCTTGGCCATCGTTCAGCAACTCGTACGAAGTACTGGGGGAGAGATTACAGTGAACAGTGAACTTGACGAGGGAACTTCCTTCTGTATCAGCTGGCGAAAAGGAGGAAGAAAACACTCCGCAGAGTAG
- a CDS encoding response regulator transcription factor, whose product MNKNYTILIADDEPKIVDVISEYLRRDGFQVLTAASGEEALALFRRNAPSLVVLDLMLPDISGEDVCAILRSESSVPILMLTAKHLEVDLLRGLSLGADDYVTKPCSPKEVVARVRAILRRTNTDELLTERLWYSDGALFIDAGQQLVSKNGAKVPLTASEYRLLLALCRNPGRVFSRIELVELVFGIDFQGDFRTIDAHIKNLRSKIERDPKHPQYVETVYGVGYRFGRRQA is encoded by the coding sequence ATGAATAAAAATTATACGATTCTTATTGCGGATGATGAGCCTAAAATTGTCGATGTCATTTCAGAATATCTGCGAAGAGATGGGTTTCAGGTATTGACAGCTGCAAGCGGGGAAGAAGCGCTGGCTTTGTTCCGCAGAAATGCGCCTTCATTAGTGGTGTTGGATCTCATGCTGCCGGATATCAGCGGTGAAGACGTATGCGCAATCCTACGGAGCGAATCATCAGTGCCCATTTTAATGTTAACAGCCAAGCATTTGGAAGTGGACTTATTACGCGGTCTCAGTCTCGGGGCCGATGATTATGTGACGAAACCTTGCAGTCCAAAGGAGGTTGTCGCACGAGTGAGAGCCATCCTTAGAAGGACGAACACTGATGAACTCTTGACTGAGAGGTTGTGGTACAGTGACGGCGCCCTGTTTATTGATGCAGGACAACAGTTGGTTTCGAAAAACGGAGCCAAGGTACCATTAACCGCTTCGGAGTATCGCCTGTTGCTGGCGTTGTGTAGAAATCCAGGACGAGTCTTCAGTCGAATAGAGTTAGTTGAGCTTGTGTTCGGGATTGATTTCCAAGGGGATTTTCGGACAATCGATGCCCATATTAAAAATTTGAGAAGTAAAATCGAAAGAGATCCAAAACATCCACAATACGTAGAGACCGTCTATGGCGTAGGCTACCGTTTTGGCAGGAGACAAGCATGA
- a CDS encoding TlpA disulfide reductase family protein has translation MKKVYKWTLIGIFMVVLGIGVAYAGTQRSRGETSSVAEAPKTGYKMPAFTLKEYPDNKPVSTDSLQGKPIFINFWTSWCTYCRLETPDIVKAYQKYGKQVVFLSVNITSEDSVQAMANFVHQYGMTWPVALDRSGKVSKEYQVVGIPTSFFVSRQGIIVAKNVGSLSAGTLNADLKRIAS, from the coding sequence ATGAAGAAAGTATATAAATGGACCCTGATTGGTATATTTATGGTGGTTTTAGGGATAGGCGTCGCGTATGCTGGAACTCAAAGGAGCCGCGGTGAGACTTCTTCCGTCGCTGAGGCGCCCAAAACCGGATACAAAATGCCAGCGTTTACCTTAAAGGAGTACCCGGATAATAAGCCGGTATCAACAGATTCCCTTCAAGGAAAACCGATATTCATTAACTTCTGGACGTCGTGGTGTACCTACTGTCGTCTTGAAACGCCGGATATTGTGAAGGCCTATCAAAAATATGGAAAGCAGGTTGTGTTTCTAAGTGTAAACATCACATCTGAGGACAGCGTTCAGGCGATGGCTAACTTTGTTCATCAATATGGCATGACATGGCCTGTTGCGTTAGATAGGTCGGGAAAGGTGTCAAAAGAATACCAGGTCGTTGGTATTCCTACTTCGTTTTTTGTCAGCCGACAAGGAATTATCGTTGCGAAAAATGTCGGCTCTTTATCTGCTGGTACCCTGAACGCTGACCTAAAAAGGATCGCAAGCTAA
- a CDS encoding cytochrome c biogenesis CcdA family protein, giving the protein MATHPTLWLAFLAGVLSFISPCTLPLYPSYISYISGITFSGTETSKPKYRVRALTHTVFFILGFSIVFFALGLTATVLGQIFVQYRNVIRIGGGIIIVIMGLFLSGLISPKWLFQERKWHYKQRKTSYVGSVLVGISFAAGWTPCIGPILASVLVLSATESSLGISLTVAYIIGFAIPFLILGLTLGSVRKLVKYGVILSKVGGYLMIVIGFLLITNEMARITVWLIQLYGGFTGF; this is encoded by the coding sequence TTGGCAACTCATCCGACGCTCTGGCTTGCATTTTTAGCCGGCGTATTGTCATTCATTTCGCCTTGTACACTGCCACTGTACCCGTCCTATATTTCCTACATATCGGGTATTACGTTCAGCGGCACTGAAACTTCTAAACCGAAATACAGAGTACGAGCTCTTACCCATACGGTGTTCTTTATTCTTGGATTCTCCATTGTGTTTTTTGCTCTTGGATTGACGGCAACGGTCTTGGGCCAAATTTTCGTGCAGTATCGCAACGTCATCAGAATTGGCGGCGGCATCATCATTGTAATCATGGGCTTGTTTTTGAGTGGTCTGATCTCACCTAAATGGCTTTTTCAGGAGAGAAAGTGGCATTACAAACAAAGGAAGACGAGCTATGTGGGTTCTGTACTCGTAGGGATTAGCTTTGCTGCGGGATGGACGCCCTGCATCGGACCGATTTTAGCATCCGTGCTCGTGTTGAGTGCCACCGAAAGTTCCCTTGGTATTTCTCTGACAGTGGCATACATCATCGGCTTTGCCATACCGTTTCTCATATTGGGCTTAACGTTGGGATCCGTACGGAAGTTGGTGAAGTATGGAGTCATCCTTTCCAAGGTTGGGGGCTATCTGATGATTGTCATCGGCTTTCTACTCATTACCAATGAGATGGCAAGAATCACCGTTTGGTTAATTCAGTTATATGGTGGGTTTACAGGATTTTAA
- a CDS encoding TlpA disulfide reductase family protein produces the protein MKIERRSIIIVASAVMALVVVLILMFKNYHPRSAVKPGQTVPNVRTTTVAGTSFELDSLRGEPVFLNFFAPWCPPCIEETPDLITFAKKHGEKVHVVMVDRGDSKALVVQYIKKYHLPDSITVLLDPNNSWTPVFGITGQPETLFITSHGKLVKHVIGPLTLQQMETDMKLAE, from the coding sequence TTGAAAATCGAAAGAAGAAGCATCATCATCGTTGCGTCAGCCGTGATGGCCCTGGTAGTCGTACTTATCTTGATGTTTAAGAATTATCATCCTCGATCTGCTGTCAAACCTGGTCAAACTGTCCCAAATGTTCGTACAACGACGGTGGCCGGAACCTCTTTTGAATTGGATTCACTGCGCGGCGAGCCGGTGTTTCTAAACTTTTTTGCACCCTGGTGTCCTCCCTGTATTGAGGAGACACCAGACTTGATTACCTTTGCTAAGAAACATGGTGAGAAAGTTCATGTCGTCATGGTCGACCGTGGTGATAGCAAAGCACTTGTGGTGCAGTATATAAAGAAATACCACTTACCGGATAGCATCACGGTATTGCTGGATCCCAACAATAGTTGGACGCCTGTTTTTGGTATCACAGGTCAACCTGAGACGCTGTTCATTACGTCTCATGGGAAACTTGTCAAGCACGTGATTGGTCCTTTGACATTGCAGCAGATGGAAACTGATATGAAACTTGCTGAATAG
- the lgt gene encoding prolipoprotein diacylglyceryl transferase, with product MHSYWFWIGSFPIRSYSTIFALAFLLGLAVTLYFTKIYGNPGDSELWWNMGPICLLGGIIGARVWQVFFFDWSFYSHHLGQIVAVWNGGLSIQGGIVGGFIAGVWYIWRKQKSWIHFADLAAPGLLIGQSIGRDADFMNGSAYGSPTHSQFGVLFPKDTLAAQQYPGQALWPSVVWEAQADIILFAILLILFQRKKKWPSGTAFSFYLVAYNAMRFFMEMLRGDSPRFALGWDAAQYTAAISVLIGIGLTIWVFIRKKQTRVSYTGSSET from the coding sequence ATGCATTCCTATTGGTTTTGGATTGGGTCCTTTCCAATTCGCTCGTACAGTACCATTTTCGCCCTGGCATTTTTGCTGGGTCTGGCTGTTACGCTGTATTTTACCAAGATTTACGGAAATCCGGGAGACAGCGAACTTTGGTGGAACATGGGACCGATATGCCTCTTAGGAGGGATTATTGGTGCCCGAGTTTGGCAGGTATTTTTCTTTGATTGGTCCTTTTACTCACATCATTTGGGCCAAATTGTTGCCGTTTGGAACGGTGGACTCTCGATTCAAGGGGGAATTGTTGGCGGGTTTATCGCAGGTGTTTGGTATATATGGAGGAAACAAAAGAGCTGGATTCACTTTGCGGACCTCGCCGCACCAGGGCTGTTGATTGGGCAAAGCATCGGACGCGACGCCGATTTTATGAATGGGAGTGCATATGGTTCTCCAACACACAGTCAATTCGGCGTGCTGTTTCCAAAGGATACACTGGCAGCTCAACAGTATCCTGGACAAGCATTATGGCCCTCTGTAGTTTGGGAGGCACAAGCAGACATCATTTTGTTTGCAATTCTCTTAATCCTCTTCCAACGGAAGAAAAAATGGCCTTCTGGTACAGCTTTTTCCTTCTACTTAGTCGCCTACAACGCTATGCGTTTCTTCATGGAAATGTTACGTGGCGATTCACCCCGGTTTGCCCTGGGATGGGATGCGGCACAGTATACGGCAGCCATATCCGTACTTATTGGGATCGGTTTGACCATCTGGGTATTTATCAGAAAGAAGCAAACCCGGGTCTCTTATACAGGTTCGTCAGAAACATAA
- a CDS encoding glutaredoxin family protein, producing MKEFLSSHQIQYQNIDLTENPEKEADLKKKTGGRIVPGIVITKKGFLGLGKKEQHFIGFEQNKEMIERLIL from the coding sequence TTGAAAGAGTTTCTTTCATCTCACCAAATTCAGTATCAAAACATTGACCTTACTGAAAATCCCGAAAAAGAAGCAGACTTAAAGAAAAAAACGGGAGGGAGAATTGTCCCCGGCATTGTCATTACCAAAAAAGGATTTTTAGGTCTTGGCAAAAAAGAACAGCACTTTATCGGCTTTGAACAAAATAAAGAAATGATTGAACGTCTCATACTATAA